One genomic segment of Halorientalis litorea includes these proteins:
- a CDS encoding DUF1616 domain-containing protein has product MSYKESESGMARVLLSHVRHHSDLLLIVGYAAVMDAVLIDGGFGGPLGVLLGLPLLAFVPGYGLLAALFPRQYRTIPGERSFAEVGRGALSAFERATLSFGVSVALLPPFALTLELLGVGFGSTTVVAALSVFLFVVVVFALIRRLRVPESERFTGSLLDWGTRLSATLSFESRLDAVLTVVLVVAALVATSAVGVGIVAPSDGETFTNVALLTEDATGNLTTANPESNLTIGEPQSYVVAVENHEDRTVGYTLVGEIQRVDRTDGRVDVTQEREFLRRSDTLASNESWHANMSVTPRTTGDDLRITYLLYRGDPPNNPNQANAYRYVHVWIDVSDTPA; this is encoded by the coding sequence ATGAGCTACAAGGAATCCGAGTCGGGAATGGCGCGGGTCCTCCTCAGCCACGTTCGGCATCACTCGGACCTCCTCCTCATCGTCGGGTACGCCGCCGTGATGGACGCCGTCCTCATCGACGGTGGATTCGGCGGGCCGCTTGGAGTGCTCCTCGGGCTTCCCTTACTCGCGTTCGTCCCGGGCTACGGACTGCTCGCCGCCTTGTTCCCGCGACAGTACAGAACCATCCCCGGCGAGCGGTCGTTTGCAGAGGTGGGCCGAGGCGCGCTGAGTGCGTTCGAGCGAGCGACGCTCTCGTTCGGCGTGAGTGTCGCGCTCTTGCCACCGTTTGCCCTCACGCTCGAACTGCTCGGCGTCGGCTTCGGTTCGACGACTGTCGTCGCCGCGCTGAGCGTCTTCCTGTTTGTGGTGGTCGTTTTCGCGCTGATTCGCCGGCTTCGCGTCCCGGAATCCGAGCGGTTCACCGGGTCACTGCTCGACTGGGGGACACGACTTTCTGCGACCCTCTCCTTCGAATCACGGCTCGACGCCGTGCTGACTGTCGTCCTCGTCGTCGCGGCACTCGTCGCCACGAGTGCCGTCGGTGTGGGCATTGTCGCGCCGTCCGACGGCGAGACGTTCACGAACGTCGCGCTGTTGACCGAGGACGCGACCGGGAACCTCACCACCGCGAACCCCGAGTCGAACCTCACTATCGGTGAACCCCAGTCGTACGTCGTCGCCGTCGAGAACCACGAGGACCGAACCGTCGGGTACACGCTCGTCGGGGAGATACAGCGCGTCGACCGCACCGACGGGAGGGTCGATGTCACACAAGAGCGGGAGTTCCTCCGACGGTCGGACACTCTCGCGTCGAACGAGTCGTGGCACGCGAACATGTCCGTGACGCCACGGACGACCGGTGACGACCTGCGAATCACTTACCTCCTCTACCGTGGTGACCCGCCGAACAACCCGAACCAAGCGAACGCCTACCGGTACGTCCACGTGTGGATAGACGTGTCTGACACACCGGCCTGA
- a CDS encoding SDR family oxidoreductase, with protein sequence MQSIDGNTVVITGASAGIGRATAHAVATAGANVVLAARRLDRLEDIATTLEREHDITATPVSTDVTERKQVDELVEAAVDEHGALDALVNNAGLVFEGEVETMDDEDYHTMMDVNTDGMFYASRAALPHLKKTDGTVVFVASFAGQYPRSSNPVYAATKWWTRGFAHSLQGQVGGDGVAVSVVNPSEVRTEFGSGRGEQSKDRYDEGAVTDPEAIGAAIRFMLRQEDVDTVSEMNLYRRDKFETF encoded by the coding sequence ATGCAGTCTATCGACGGCAACACGGTAGTCATCACGGGCGCGAGTGCCGGTATCGGGCGCGCGACGGCACACGCTGTCGCGACAGCGGGCGCGAACGTCGTCCTCGCGGCCCGCCGACTCGACCGACTCGAAGACATCGCAACGACACTCGAACGGGAACACGACATCACGGCGACGCCGGTGTCAACCGACGTGACCGAGCGGAAGCAAGTCGACGAACTCGTCGAAGCCGCCGTCGACGAACACGGAGCACTCGACGCACTCGTCAACAACGCGGGACTGGTGTTCGAAGGCGAGGTGGAGACGATGGACGACGAGGACTATCACACGATGATGGACGTCAACACCGACGGGATGTTCTACGCGTCCCGTGCGGCACTCCCCCACCTCAAGAAGACGGACGGCACGGTGGTGTTCGTCGCGAGTTTCGCCGGTCAGTACCCCCGCAGTTCGAACCCCGTCTACGCCGCGACGAAGTGGTGGACGCGCGGGTTCGCACACAGTCTACAGGGACAGGTGGGCGGCGACGGGGTAGCCGTCTCTGTCGTCAACCCCTCGGAAGTCCGGACGGAGTTCGGGTCCGGCCGGGGTGAGCAGTCCAAAGACAGGTACGACGAAGGAGCGGTGACCGACCCCGAGGCGATCGGTGCGGCCATCCGGTTCATGCTCCGGCAGGAAGATGTCGACACGGTGAGTGAGATGAACCTCTACCGGCGTGATAAGTTCGAGACGTTCTGA
- a CDS encoding IclR family transcriptional regulator — translation MAPDLGENENEVEAVNKTIRILELLREHDGVGVTELADRLGWPKSTVHNHLATLRRNEYIVQEDGEYKLGLRFLELGEFVKDRNEIYTLVEPKIQELAADLGERVQFVVEEHGDGVYVRIATGERAVSTGSRLGRRRSMLHATAAGKSILAFSPESEVHRVIERKGLPELTANTITDEEELFAALAEVRERGYAFNYEEHIEGLRAVAAPVENESDEVVGAISVAGPAHRMRGDWFTEELPDSILGIRNELELDIAYK, via the coding sequence ATGGCCCCTGACCTCGGCGAGAACGAGAACGAAGTCGAAGCGGTCAACAAGACCATTCGCATCCTCGAACTCCTGCGGGAACACGACGGCGTCGGCGTCACGGAACTCGCAGACCGCCTCGGGTGGCCGAAGAGTACGGTCCACAATCACCTCGCGACGCTCAGGCGGAACGAGTACATCGTCCAAGAGGACGGCGAGTACAAGCTCGGCCTTCGATTCCTCGAACTCGGGGAGTTCGTGAAGGACCGCAACGAGATATACACGCTCGTCGAGCCGAAGATTCAGGAACTCGCCGCGGACCTCGGGGAGCGAGTCCAGTTCGTCGTCGAGGAACACGGGGACGGCGTCTACGTCCGCATCGCCACGGGCGAACGTGCCGTCAGCACCGGGAGTCGCCTCGGCCGGCGGCGGTCGATGCTCCACGCGACGGCGGCGGGCAAGTCCATCCTCGCGTTCAGCCCCGAGTCCGAGGTCCACCGGGTCATCGAGCGGAAGGGACTGCCCGAACTGACCGCGAACACCATCACCGACGAGGAAGAACTGTTCGCGGCCTTGGCGGAGGTTCGTGAACGCGGCTACGCGTTCAATTACGAGGAGCACATCGAAGGGTTGCGGGCCGTCGCCGCCCCCGTCGAGAACGAATCCGACGAGGTGGTCGGTGCCATCAGCGTCGCGGGGCCGGCCCACCGGATGCGGGGCGACTGGTTCACCGAGGAACTCCCCGACAGCATACTCGGCATCCGGAACGAACTTGAGCTAGATATCGCGTACAAGTAA
- a CDS encoding acyl-CoA dehydrogenase family protein yields MNLEFSEQTRMLRQEIRRFVDEEFRPVLNKVGDEIERYHELDPENPELTDNVRPHPIKIPEDDRERLRERAQEAGFWAMGVPEEYGGGGLSLVERCVVLEELSKHKMGLYQPGLGVIELGPGLTVGEPSAYLETANEDQIERFFQPCINGEMQSCFGLTEPAAGSDPRGMETRAEKEGDEWVINGTKHYISWAGDADFIILFARTKPKTSDVNEHGITTFLVPTDDDGISRRSMPVIRPEYPFEVTLKDVRVPEENVLGEVGEGLGIAKECLGESRVLYAANCLGPIHQSIEMGIDWANDRVVGGDTLASKQAVQWKIAKSAVDFQAAKYSVYHAASEFDAGNDIRHEASIAKYQSTETLWEVLDRMVQIHGGMGVDGDLPLERWLREARVRRIGEGPTEIHLKTIARNLLKGYEDIDPMPLD; encoded by the coding sequence ATGAACCTAGAGTTTTCGGAACAGACGCGGATGCTGCGGCAGGAGATACGCCGGTTCGTCGACGAGGAGTTCCGACCGGTACTCAACAAAGTGGGCGACGAGATCGAGCGCTATCACGAACTCGACCCCGAGAACCCAGAGTTGACCGACAACGTCCGACCCCACCCGATCAAAATACCCGAGGACGACCGCGAACGTCTCCGGGAGCGGGCCCAAGAAGCTGGCTTCTGGGCGATGGGCGTCCCCGAAGAGTACGGCGGCGGCGGCCTGAGCCTCGTCGAGCGGTGTGTCGTCCTCGAAGAACTCTCGAAACACAAGATGGGGTTGTACCAGCCCGGACTCGGCGTTATCGAACTCGGGCCAGGTCTCACCGTCGGGGAGCCGTCGGCATATCTCGAAACCGCGAACGAGGACCAGATAGAGCGGTTCTTCCAGCCCTGTATCAACGGCGAAATGCAGAGTTGTTTCGGGCTGACCGAACCGGCCGCCGGGTCCGACCCACGGGGAATGGAGACCCGTGCGGAGAAAGAGGGCGACGAGTGGGTCATCAACGGCACGAAACACTACATCTCGTGGGCCGGCGACGCGGACTTCATCATCCTGTTCGCCCGGACGAAACCCAAGACTAGCGATGTGAACGAACACGGCATCACCACCTTCCTCGTCCCGACGGACGACGACGGCATCTCCCGCCGGTCCATGCCGGTTATCCGGCCGGAGTATCCCTTCGAGGTGACGCTCAAGGACGTGCGCGTCCCCGAGGAGAACGTCCTCGGCGAGGTGGGCGAGGGTCTCGGCATTGCGAAAGAGTGTCTCGGCGAGTCCCGAGTGTTGTACGCCGCTAACTGCCTCGGTCCGATTCACCAGTCCATCGAGATGGGCATCGACTGGGCGAACGACCGGGTCGTCGGGGGCGACACACTCGCCTCCAAGCAGGCTGTCCAGTGGAAGATTGCCAAGTCGGCCGTCGACTTCCAAGCCGCGAAGTACTCCGTCTACCACGCCGCCTCCGAGTTCGACGCGGGCAACGACATCCGACACGAGGCGTCCATCGCCAAGTACCAGTCCACCGAGACGCTGTGGGAAGTGCTCGACCGTATGGTCCAGATTCACGGTGGGATGGGCGTCGACGGCGACCTGCCGCTGGAACGGTGGCTCCGCGAGGCCCGTGTGCGCCGCATCGGCGAGGGGCCGACCGAAATCCACCTCAAGACGATTGCACGGAACCTGCTGAAAGGCTACGAGGACATCGACCCGATGCCGCTCGACTGA
- a CDS encoding MFS transporter, giving the protein MEKQWRVLGVMFVVQVVGSFAYIAFTVLTPFFKSAFEASTGEIGLLVTLLYLGYFLSLTPGGIMTDHAGERVTLMAGLGSVALVAVALSAVTEYWMLAGGILLVGLAYGTIPSGTNKGIYDAFPPDQLTVGISVKQAGVMVGGAACAALLPWVAQTWGLAPTLALVGVLVSGTLLPLYVYRGEDPASARRVPSTTHVGEQYHRMWGLATESRVFPLLVSGVLFGVSQFTLMAYAVLYLTESLLLAPTIAGLVYTAMQLAGLVARTALGVLTDSWFRTRKHVVLVALGVVGALGYVPLAVLTPGAELWLVVAVSLVVGAVSLGYNGVYLTIASELAEADETGVATAIGISAVMVGAVTFPPLFGTLVDVTGNYSLPFASLGVVMLCAGAFAARIDTGE; this is encoded by the coding sequence GTGGAGAAGCAGTGGCGCGTGTTGGGCGTCATGTTCGTCGTGCAGGTAGTCGGGAGCTTCGCGTACATCGCCTTTACCGTCCTCACGCCCTTCTTCAAGTCGGCTTTCGAGGCGTCGACGGGCGAAATCGGGTTGCTCGTGACGCTGCTGTACCTCGGCTACTTTCTCTCGCTGACGCCGGGCGGCATCATGACCGACCACGCGGGCGAGCGAGTGACGCTGATGGCGGGACTGGGGAGCGTCGCGCTGGTCGCCGTCGCGCTCAGTGCCGTCACCGAGTACTGGATGCTGGCCGGGGGTATCCTCTTGGTCGGACTCGCGTACGGTACCATTCCGTCGGGGACCAACAAAGGTATCTACGACGCGTTTCCGCCCGACCAGTTGACCGTCGGCATCAGTGTCAAACAGGCGGGCGTGATGGTTGGCGGGGCGGCCTGTGCGGCCCTCCTCCCGTGGGTGGCACAGACGTGGGGGCTGGCGCCGACGCTCGCGCTCGTCGGCGTCCTCGTGTCGGGGACGTTGCTCCCGCTGTACGTCTACAGGGGCGAGGACCCGGCCTCCGCCCGGCGGGTGCCGTCGACCACACACGTCGGCGAACAGTACCACCGGATGTGGGGACTCGCGACCGAATCCCGGGTCTTCCCACTCCTCGTCAGCGGCGTGTTGTTCGGCGTCTCCCAGTTCACGCTGATGGCGTACGCCGTCCTCTACCTCACGGAGTCGCTCCTCCTCGCCCCTACTATCGCGGGACTGGTGTACACAGCGATGCAGTTGGCGGGACTCGTCGCTCGAACGGCTCTCGGCGTCCTGACCGATTCGTGGTTCCGCACTCGAAAGCACGTCGTCCTCGTCGCACTCGGTGTGGTCGGCGCGCTCGGCTACGTCCCGCTCGCCGTCCTCACCCCGGGGGCCGAGTTGTGGCTCGTCGTCGCCGTGAGCCTCGTCGTCGGTGCTGTGTCGCTCGGGTACAACGGCGTCTACCTCACCATCGCGAGCGAATTGGCCGAGGCGGACGAAACCGGCGTGGCGACGGCCATCGGCATCTCGGCCGTCATGGTCGGTGCGGTCACGTTCCCGCCGTTGTTCGGGACGCTCGTGGACGTGACGGGAAACTACAGCCTGCCGTTCGCGTCTCTGGGCGTCGTCATGCTCTGTGCCGGGGCGTTCGCGGCGCGCATCGACACTGGCGAGTGA
- a CDS encoding carboxymuconolactone decarboxylase family protein — translation MPRLDYRTQSDLPEDYQYLLSEDAMGEINLLTVMANNPDTLQAYMRYGSALWKDCGLDGADVERVILAVGRELDAAYEWHQHLPVAREQGVTDDELAAISENRLDALNDRQAAVLSYAQAVATDDVDDAVFAAAAEFLDESTLVGVTLLATHYLATQRFLSALSIPIEEDEEFVGWSVDA, via the coding sequence ATGCCACGGCTCGATTACCGAACGCAGTCGGACCTTCCGGAGGATTACCAGTACCTGCTCTCGGAGGACGCGATGGGCGAAATCAATCTCCTCACTGTCATGGCGAACAACCCCGACACGCTGCAGGCGTACATGCGCTACGGGTCGGCACTGTGGAAGGACTGCGGCCTCGACGGGGCCGACGTGGAGCGCGTCATCCTCGCCGTCGGCCGGGAACTCGACGCCGCCTACGAGTGGCACCAACACCTCCCGGTTGCTCGCGAGCAGGGCGTGACGGACGACGAACTCGCCGCCATCTCCGAGAACCGCCTCGACGCCCTCAACGACCGGCAAGCGGCGGTCCTGTCCTACGCGCAGGCCGTCGCCACCGACGACGTGGACGACGCCGTCTTCGCCGCCGCCGCGGAGTTTCTCGACGAGTCGACGCTCGTCGGCGTGACGCTGCTGGCGACGCACTACCTCGCCACCCAGCGGTTCCTCAGCGCGCTGTCGATACCAATCGAGGAAGACGAGGAGTTCGTCGGCTGGTCGGTCGACGCCTGA
- a CDS encoding enoyl-CoA hydratase/isomerase family protein yields MSDRVVVDREDSTATVTVNRPEKRNAMDIPTRKELRAAFEDVADDDEVRAVVLRGAGDGAFIAGGDIDSFSEFDHMEAMEYVTKHAQGLYNYVANLPKPTIAAVDGPALGGGTEISLACDIRLASEDALFGLPEVTIGVLPAGGGTQRLQQAVGTGMAKELVLTGRIVKADEAEDIGLANHVYPAEEFEDEVDAMAGQLTSQAPVAQRMAKEAMNRGLNEEAGLDFERVAGSFLFSTEDREEGIEAFLEDREAEYRGR; encoded by the coding sequence ATGTCAGACCGCGTGGTAGTCGACCGAGAGGACAGCACCGCCACAGTCACCGTGAACCGGCCGGAGAAGCGCAACGCGATGGACATCCCGACCCGGAAGGAACTCCGGGCGGCCTTCGAGGACGTGGCCGACGACGACGAGGTGCGGGCCGTCGTCCTCCGCGGTGCCGGCGACGGCGCGTTCATCGCGGGCGGCGACATCGACTCGTTCTCCGAGTTCGACCACATGGAGGCGATGGAGTACGTGACGAAACACGCGCAGGGACTGTACAACTACGTCGCGAATCTACCCAAGCCGACCATCGCCGCCGTCGACGGCCCCGCGCTGGGCGGTGGCACGGAGATTTCGCTGGCCTGTGACATCCGCCTCGCCTCGGAGGACGCCCTGTTCGGCCTCCCGGAGGTCACCATCGGCGTCCTGCCCGCCGGTGGCGGGACCCAACGCCTCCAGCAGGCGGTCGGAACCGGGATGGCGAAGGAACTGGTCCTGACGGGCCGCATCGTGAAGGCCGACGAAGCCGAGGACATCGGACTCGCCAATCACGTCTACCCGGCCGAGGAGTTCGAGGACGAGGTGGACGCGATGGCCGGGCAACTGACCAGCCAAGCACCGGTCGCCCAGCGGATGGCGAAGGAAGCGATGAACCGCGGCTTGAACGAGGAAGCGGGACTCGACTTCGAGCGCGTCGCCGGGTCGTTCCTGTTCAGTACAGAGGACCGCGAAGAGGGAATCGAGGCCTTCCTCGAGGACCGAGAGGCGGAGTACCGAGGCCGATGA
- a CDS encoding SDR family oxidoreductase yields MNYGIDGNAALVTASSSGLGKASAKTLAREGVDVVVNGRDPEKLDAAVEEVREAAADGVAVVGHRADITDPEAIVELVNRPVEEFGRLDHLVTSAGGPPRIGFFETTDEDWYETFDLLVMAVVRAVWAAEPHLRADGGGTIVSITSLITKEASPSNPLSSCIRMATMGVSKCLSYEFGDDVRVNAIMPGLFDTPRREDSGSASVAADEVPLGRFGDAMELGELVAFLSSDLSSYVTGAAIPVDGGALDSTQ; encoded by the coding sequence ATGAACTACGGCATCGACGGGAACGCGGCACTGGTGACGGCATCGAGCAGCGGTCTCGGGAAGGCGTCGGCCAAGACCCTAGCGCGGGAGGGCGTCGACGTGGTGGTCAACGGCCGGGACCCGGAGAAGTTGGACGCGGCCGTCGAGGAAGTGAGAGAAGCGGCAGCCGACGGCGTGGCCGTCGTCGGCCACCGCGCCGACATCACCGACCCCGAGGCCATCGTGGAGTTGGTGAACCGACCGGTCGAGGAATTCGGCCGTCTCGACCATCTGGTGACCAGCGCGGGCGGACCGCCACGGATAGGATTCTTCGAGACGACCGACGAGGACTGGTACGAAACGTTCGACCTGCTCGTCATGGCAGTCGTTCGGGCGGTGTGGGCGGCCGAACCGCACTTGCGCGCCGACGGCGGCGGCACCATCGTCTCGATTACCTCGCTCATAACCAAGGAGGCGTCGCCGAGCAACCCGCTGTCGAGTTGCATCCGGATGGCGACGATGGGCGTCTCGAAGTGCCTCTCCTACGAGTTCGGGGACGACGTGCGAGTCAACGCGATCATGCCGGGGCTGTTCGACACGCCCCGCCGGGAGGACTCGGGCAGTGCCAGCGTCGCCGCGGACGAGGTGCCGCTCGGACGGTTCGGCGACGCGATGGAACTCGGGGAACTGGTCGCGTTCCTCAGTTCGGACCTGTCGAGTTACGTCACCGGGGCGGCGATACCGGTCGACGGCGGCGCGCTGGACTCCACGCAGTAG
- a CDS encoding universal stress protein yields the protein MFEVVLAVDTDTDRARNQAAAIAELPDAANSVTVTVLHVFSELQGDEGRQIDIEDYADVPDAVRVAVETLEEHGVHATARTESGTPEAEILRVARELDADRIAVGGRKRSPVGKAVFGSVSQGLILNADRPVLTVGNYETE from the coding sequence ATGTTCGAAGTCGTCCTCGCAGTCGACACTGACACAGACCGCGCCCGCAATCAAGCCGCCGCCATCGCCGAACTGCCGGATGCCGCCAACTCCGTCACCGTGACGGTGTTACACGTGTTCTCGGAGCTACAGGGCGACGAGGGCCGTCAAATCGACATCGAAGACTACGCCGACGTGCCGGATGCCGTGCGAGTCGCCGTCGAGACACTCGAAGAACACGGCGTACACGCGACGGCGCGAACCGAGAGCGGCACCCCCGAAGCCGAGATACTCCGGGTGGCGCGCGAACTCGACGCCGACCGCATCGCCGTCGGCGGCCGCAAGCGCAGTCCCGTCGGCAAAGCCGTCTTCGGGAGCGTCTCGCAGGGACTCATCCTCAACGCCGACCGTCCCGTTCTCACCGTCGGGAACTACGAGACGGAGTGA
- a CDS encoding MBL fold metallo-hydrolase — MHRLSLGNTVFEGENNAYLFTEGPTTLVDTGISTPDTRAQLQSGLADHGLSFSDIERVFLTHYHADHSGLVGEIQAESDATVYVHEDDALLASGDEDAWSDLFETYENLFDQWGMPQAKQEGLVGYLDGSQDGYGEPATVETFTDGDRFDVAGDELEVLHAPGHTAGLCAFVVEGGTEVLTGDALLPQYTPNVGGADVRVDAPLAKYLDTLDRLAARDFERAWPGHRDHIDDPTARARHIQTHHEERALRVLRVLERRGSADAWTVSADLFGSLENIHVLHGPGESYAHLEHLRDDGLVVVEDGDYSLTEATTARLDSHEGDTWEL; from the coding sequence ATGCACCGGCTGTCACTTGGCAACACAGTTTTCGAGGGCGAAAACAACGCGTATCTGTTCACAGAGGGACCGACGACGCTCGTCGACACCGGCATCTCGACACCCGACACGCGGGCACAGCTCCAGTCGGGACTCGCGGACCACGGACTCTCGTTCTCTGACATCGAGCGCGTCTTCCTCACGCACTACCACGCCGACCACTCGGGACTGGTCGGCGAGATTCAGGCCGAAAGCGACGCCACCGTGTACGTACACGAGGACGACGCGCTCCTCGCCAGCGGCGACGAGGACGCGTGGAGCGACCTGTTCGAGACGTACGAAAATCTGTTCGACCAGTGGGGGATGCCGCAGGCGAAACAAGAGGGTCTCGTCGGCTATCTCGACGGGTCACAGGACGGGTACGGCGAACCCGCGACGGTGGAGACATTCACCGACGGTGACCGCTTCGACGTGGCCGGTGACGAGCTAGAGGTCCTCCACGCTCCCGGCCACACCGCCGGTCTCTGTGCGTTCGTGGTCGAGGGCGGAACCGAGGTACTCACCGGAGACGCACTCCTCCCGCAGTACACCCCGAACGTGGGCGGTGCCGACGTGCGCGTCGACGCGCCGCTGGCAAAGTACCTCGACACGCTGGACCGACTCGCGGCCCGAGATTTCGAGCGAGCGTGGCCGGGCCACCGCGACCACATCGACGACCCGACTGCGCGAGCGCGGCACATCCAGACCCACCACGAGGAGCGTGCCCTCCGCGTCCTGCGAGTACTCGAACGCCGCGGGTCAGCCGACGCGTGGACCGTCAGTGCGGACCTGTTCGGGAGCCTCGAAAACATCCACGTCCTCCACGGCCCCGGCGAGTCCTACGCCCACCTCGAACACCTCCGGGACGATGGCCTCGTCGTCGTCGAGGACGGCGACTACTCCCTGACCGAAGCGACGACCGCACGGCTCGATTCCCACGAAGGCGACACGTGGGAGCTGTAG
- a CDS encoding enoyl-CoA hydratase/isomerase family protein: MADSILAETEKVLYDVEDHLAHVTINRPDKLNAMDSETYAALSAAWREFQADEDAWVAIVSGTGDRAFSAGADLEEAVEPGTVEWPEFWRTQEEQILNNGLEIWKPVIAAVDGYCLAGGTTLLLATDIRIAGESAEFGLSEVKRGILPGNGGTQRAARQLPYTAAMEILLTGDHVDAERAAEWGLVNRVVPDDEVMDTAEEFAARILSNGPLAVQAVKELAIRGRNMSLSDAMRLEESFQYHLLQSEDAKEGVTAFAEDREPNYQNQ; the protein is encoded by the coding sequence ATGGCGGACAGCATCCTCGCCGAGACGGAGAAGGTACTGTACGACGTGGAGGACCACCTCGCACACGTCACAATCAACCGCCCCGACAAACTGAACGCGATGGACTCGGAGACGTACGCCGCCCTCTCGGCGGCGTGGCGCGAGTTCCAAGCCGACGAGGACGCGTGGGTCGCCATCGTCAGCGGTACGGGTGACCGGGCGTTCTCCGCCGGGGCCGACCTGGAGGAAGCCGTCGAACCCGGGACCGTCGAGTGGCCGGAGTTCTGGCGGACCCAAGAGGAGCAGATACTGAACAACGGTCTCGAAATCTGGAAGCCGGTCATCGCGGCCGTCGACGGCTACTGTCTGGCAGGCGGGACGACGCTGTTGCTCGCCACGGACATCCGCATCGCCGGCGAAAGCGCGGAGTTCGGTCTCTCGGAGGTCAAACGCGGTATCCTCCCCGGCAACGGCGGCACGCAACGAGCGGCCCGCCAACTCCCCTACACGGCGGCGATGGAGATACTGTTGACCGGCGACCACGTCGACGCCGAACGGGCCGCCGAATGGGGTTTGGTCAACCGCGTCGTCCCCGACGACGAAGTGATGGACACCGCCGAGGAGTTCGCCGCGCGTATCCTCTCGAACGGACCGCTCGCCGTGCAGGCCGTCAAGGAACTCGCCATCCGTGGCCGGAACATGTCGCTGTCGGACGCGATGCGGTTGGAGGAGTCCTTCCAGTACCACCTCCTCCAGTCCGAGGACGCGAAGGAGGGCGTCACGGCGTTCGCGGAAGACCGTGAGCCGAACTATCAGAACCAGTAG